AAATACATTCAAAGGGGTTAGTAAAGTCGGTCTAATCGGTGCGGGATGGTATGGAAAGAGTGATTTGTTCCGTCTTTTACAAGTTCGAGACATCGAAGTATTAGCGGTATGTGATGTAGATAACAAACATTTGGAAGAGGCAGCGCGGCTAATCAGCGAACGACAGAAATCAAAACAAGTACCTAAAACTTATTCTGATTATCGAGAGATGCTTTCTGCACATCAGTTCGACTTGATTCTGATCGGAACTCCTGACCATTGGCATGCACTGCAGGCTATCGCGGCAATGGAAGCCGGTGCTCACGTTTATTTACAAAAACCCATCTCTGTTGATGTGTTAGAAGGTGAAGCCATCTTAGCGACAGCGCGCCGCTTAAATCGAAAAGTCCAAATCGGGACGCAGCGGCGAAGTACAGAACATATGATAGAGGCAAAGGAGCAAATTGTTGATAAGGGGCTATTGGGGAATATCTCGCATGTCGAGATGTGTTGCTATTATCATATGCGGAATAATTCGAATCCCGAAGTGAAACCCGTTCCTGAATTTCTCGATTACGAGTTATGGACGGGACCTGCACCCTTACGGCCTTATGATAACCTCCCGCATGGCGGTTGGTGGCGATCGTTTATGGAATATGGAAATGGCATAACCGGCGACATGTGTGTGCATATGTTTGACACTGTTCGATGGATGCTTGGTTTAGGTTGGCCAAAGCGAATACATGCAAATGGCGGTATTTATGTGCAGAAAGAAGGGAAAGCTAATATAGCGGATACTCAAACCGCAATTTTCGAATATGATAATCTGAATTGTGTCTGGCAGCATAGGACCTGGGGACGGCCCACTGACCCTGAATTTCCTTGGGCATTTATCCTCTACGGCGATAAGGGGACTTTGAAGGGGAGCACCCTGAAATATGAGTTTACTCCGATGAAAGGGGAGAAGATTGCAAAAGATGTTGTTTTGGAAAAAGAGGCATTTCCAGAAGATTTGAAAGAGCCGCGAATCGAGTTGAACTCGGCGCCAGCGACCAGACAACATATGAAAAATCTCTTGTCGGCTATAGAGAAAGATCACTTACCGGTTGCCGATATAGAGCAGGGGCATATTTCCACAGCCTCTTGCATCCTCGCTAACATCTCGATGAAACTAGGAAGAGCAGTTCAATATGATCCAGTACAAAGAGTATGCATAGATGATGCGGAGGCAACAAATCTGTTAAAAAGAGCGTATAGACCCAATTGGGCACATCCATATCGCTAAGCGATTGTAAACTAATCGCTAATGCTGTTTTTATACAGGAGTGGGAAAATTTCTTGCTAATGAACAACACGATGTTATAATTTTCTCTGTAAAAGTTTGCGCCTTTTTAAAATATAAATGTACAACTTGCTGTAATAAATAATCCTAATAGGAATAAATATTTTCCATAGTAGATATCATAGTTTCCTATGCAACGAATTTTTGATTTGAATTCGGTGTTATTTGTCTAAAATGCACCTTATGAAGCTATTTATAAGGTTTTTGTTGGATGCTGTACTAATTCTGGTAGATTGCTATAAAACTTAGGTACTAATGGAAGTTCAATCATAATGATAAATATAGTTTAATAATTTAAAATATACCCTAATATTTAAGATAAACTATCGAAAACAGGTAATTATTTGTTTTTATTTCGCATTTGTGACTAATATCATTCTCTTAATATTAAAATAATGTAACATTTGTGTAAAGCAATTGATGTGTATTAGTACATATCTTGAAAGGTCTATTTATAAGGTATGAAAAATAAAAAAGAACTGTTGGATCTCGGCACAGAAGCGGAAGCAAAAGCCGGTTTCAACTACAATGAAGGCTTATTAAGCCAATTTTTTGAAGGCACAGTACT
The DNA window shown above is from Sphingobacterium hotanense and carries:
- a CDS encoding Gfo/Idh/MocA family protein — its product is MNNLILNRRDFIVAGSALFSLSALPGLLKANTFKGVSKVGLIGAGWYGKSDLFRLLQVRDIEVLAVCDVDNKHLEEAARLISERQKSKQVPKTYSDYREMLSAHQFDLILIGTPDHWHALQAIAAMEAGAHVYLQKPISVDVLEGEAILATARRLNRKVQIGTQRRSTEHMIEAKEQIVDKGLLGNISHVEMCCYYHMRNNSNPEVKPVPEFLDYELWTGPAPLRPYDNLPHGGWWRSFMEYGNGITGDMCVHMFDTVRWMLGLGWPKRIHANGGIYVQKEGKANIADTQTAIFEYDNLNCVWQHRTWGRPTDPEFPWAFILYGDKGTLKGSTLKYEFTPMKGEKIAKDVVLEKEAFPEDLKEPRIELNSAPATRQHMKNLLSAIEKDHLPVADIEQGHISTASCILANISMKLGRAVQYDPVQRVCIDDAEATNLLKRAYRPNWAHPYR